Proteins encoded together in one Deinococcus irradiatisoli window:
- the tgt gene encoding tRNA guanosine(34) transglycosylase Tgt — protein sequence MFEFEIKSRDGRARTAQFTTPHGTVQTPMFMPVGTQGSVKGISAQELKDIGSQMVLGNTYHLMLRPGHEMVAVHGGLPGFTAYPGPFLTDSGGFQVMSLGHMRKISEEGVVFKSHLDGSPVHLTPERSVEVQQGLGADVMMAFDECPPFPAEVPYIKSSLERTVRWLERCLKAKTREDQALFAIVQGGIHRELRQQSLDATVPFATPGFAIGGLAVGESKDEMFPAVGFTARGLPENKPRYLMGVGHPEDLVAGIALGVDMFDCVYPTRTGRFGYALTDDGRLNMNSAAPRSELKPIDPDCDCYACTHHTRAYLAHLIKAEEMLAPRLLSLHNLRYLHRLVERARAAIEAGEFQTWATEWGERYFRNRPAGAPLPEWFARAVRGED from the coding sequence ATGTTCGAATTCGAGATCAAGAGCCGCGATGGCCGCGCCAGAACGGCTCAGTTCACCACGCCGCACGGCACGGTGCAGACGCCGATGTTCATGCCGGTGGGCACGCAGGGCAGCGTCAAGGGCATCAGCGCTCAGGAACTCAAAGACATCGGCTCGCAGATGGTGCTGGGCAATACTTACCACCTGATGCTGCGGCCCGGCCATGAGATGGTGGCGGTGCACGGAGGCTTACCGGGCTTCACGGCGTACCCGGGGCCTTTCCTGACGGATTCCGGCGGCTTCCAGGTGATGAGCCTGGGGCACATGCGCAAGATTTCCGAGGAAGGGGTGGTCTTCAAAAGCCATCTCGACGGGTCTCCGGTTCACCTGACGCCGGAGCGCAGTGTGGAAGTGCAGCAGGGGCTGGGCGCCGACGTGATGATGGCCTTCGACGAGTGCCCGCCGTTTCCCGCCGAGGTGCCGTACATCAAGTCCAGTTTAGAGCGCACGGTGCGCTGGCTGGAGCGCTGCCTGAAGGCCAAGACCCGCGAGGATCAGGCCCTATTCGCCATCGTGCAGGGCGGCATTCACCGGGAGTTGCGCCAGCAGAGCCTGGACGCCACCGTGCCGTTCGCCACGCCGGGCTTCGCCATCGGCGGGTTGGCGGTGGGGGAGAGCAAGGACGAGATGTTCCCGGCGGTGGGGTTCACGGCGCGGGGCCTGCCGGAAAACAAACCGCGTTACCTGATGGGGGTGGGCCACCCGGAAGATCTGGTGGCCGGCATCGCGCTGGGGGTGGACATGTTCGACTGCGTCTATCCAACCCGCACCGGGCGCTTCGGGTACGCGTTGACCGACGACGGCCGCCTCAACATGAACAGCGCCGCGCCGCGAAGCGAACTGAAGCCCATCGACCCGGATTGCGACTGCTACGCCTGCACCCACCACACCCGCGCTTATCTGGCGCACCTGATCAAGGCCGAGGAGATGCTGGCGCCGCGCTTGCTGTCGCTGCACAACCTGCGCTACCTGCACCGTCTGGTCGAGCGGGCGCGGGCGGCCATCGAGGCGGGGGAATTTCAGACCTGGGCCACCGAATGGGGCGAGCGCTATTTCAGGAATCGGCCGGCTGGCGCTCCGCTTCCGGAATGGTTTGCCCGTGCGGTGCGTGGGGAGGATTAG